From the genome of Spinacia oleracea cultivar Varoflay chromosome 2, BTI_SOV_V1, whole genome shotgun sequence, one region includes:
- the LOC130467501 gene encoding uncharacterized protein → MRRRRRRCACETRATFKWPLLKIFLLVGHIVPPPPPAAGETVKEKTVAEISKRQHLDATVLQWIYETISHDLLGTIIFPDTTSMQAWESLRLVFQDNKISRAVYLEHQFNAVKLDNFPNTDSYFLELKTFADQLADVGAPVSNNRLVLRLIAGLNANYDGMDISLSRAKLIPPFTKARSSLILEELHKDNQAEHGVAIDATALLTTNDSDGHNPSAPCHNPPRRGGHNGGNNGGRGNHGGKKGRRGKNRGGHTSSNAGSPVAGGYSSNRNGVRGSGSLMHSSNDTKLGSPPLAPIQ, encoded by the exons ATGAGGCGTCGACGTCGCCG gTGCGCTTGTGAAACAAGAGCAACCTTTAAGTGGCCACTTTTGaagatttttctactagtgggccACATTGTTCCCCCTCCTCCACCAGCAGCCGGCGAGACGGTTAAGGAGAAAACCGTCGCGGAAATATCAAAACGGCAACACCTTGATGCTACCGTCCTCCAATGGATATATGAGACTATTTCTCACGATCTCTTGGGCACCATTATCTTCCCTGACACCACATCCATGCAAGCTTGGGAAAGCCTTCGGTTGGtttttcaagacaacaaaatttcaagggCGGTTTACTTGGAACATCAATTCAATGCCGTCAAACTCGACAACTTCCCGAATACGGACTCATATTTCCTCGAGCTTAAAACCTTCGCTGATCAGCTTGCCGACGTCGGTGCTCCGGTGTCAAACAATAGACTTGTGCTCCGTCTCATCGCAGGGCTAAATGCCAATTATGATGGTATGGACATCTCCCTATCTCGTGCTAAACTGATCCCACCCTTCACAAAGGCTCGGTCCAGCCTTATACTGGAGGAACTCCACAAAGACAATCAAGCGGAGCATGGTGTCGCCATTGACGCCACTGCCCTCCTGACCACCAACGACTCTGACGGTCACAATCCCTCTGCTCCCTGTCACAATCCACCTCGGAGGGGTGGTCACAATGGGGGTAACAATGGAGGTCGTGGTAATCATGGTGGCAAGAAAGGCAGACGTGGCAAGAATAGGGGCGGCCACACCAGCAGCAACGCCGGGTCACCAGTCGCCGGCGGTTACAGCAGCAACAGAAATGGGGTTCGTGGCAGTGGGTCCCTCATGCACTCCTCCAATGACACAAAATTGGGCAGTCCCCCCCTTGCCCCTATCCAATGA